A genomic segment from Haemorhous mexicanus isolate bHaeMex1 unplaced genomic scaffold, bHaeMex1.pri scaffold_148_ctg1, whole genome shotgun sequence encodes:
- the TAF6 gene encoding LOW QUALITY PROTEIN: transcription initiation factor TFIID subunit 6 (The sequence of the model RefSeq protein was modified relative to this genomic sequence to represent the inferred CDS: deleted 1 base in 1 codon), translated as MSPMSLGCPQSVPNVPKSAFRCLWVVPKCPQLSLGCPPQCPQCPQVSPVSPLQEALQSIATDPGLYQMLPRFSTFISRGVSPWCPQVRVNVVQNNLALLIYLMRMVKALMDNPTLYLEKYLHELIPAVMTCIVSRQLCLRPDVDNHWALRDFAARLVAQVCKNFSTTTNNIQSRITKTFTKSWVDDKTPWTTRYGSIAGLAELGHDVIKTLILPRLPAEGERVRNILEGPVVSTIDRIGADHVQSLLLKHCAPVLAKARPPPDSPECYRGDFGYLGGLLCSHVVKARAQAALQAQQVNRTTLTITQPRPTLTLSQAPQAPGAPPRPPSIIKVPSAIALPVPVPVPVPTLAPGRPGTPTQPSPPPPKFIVMSSASSASQQVITLSTSPAPTATSPVTTTVPSVQPLVKLVSPAVPSSATSSATSSATSVPGTVQKYIVVSLPPAAGDTKGGTATSTATPPPAPAPQLSPSATSGSPVACATAATPKAEAGDSPQGATAAVPFKANGTPALGGTQEPPAGQ; from the exons atgtccccaatgtccttggggtgtccccaaagtgtcccgAATGTCCCCAAAAGTGCCTTCAGATGTCTCTGGGTTgtcccaaagtgtccccagctgtccctggggtgtcccccacagtgtccccagtgtccccaagtgtcccctgtgtccccactgcaggaggccctgcagagcatcGCCACCGACCCCGGGCTGTACCAGATGCTGCCGCGCTTCAGCACCTTCATCTCCCGAGGGG tgtccccatggtgtccccaggtgcggGTGAACGTGGTGCAGAACAACCTGGCGCTGCTGATCTACCtgatgaggatggtgaaggccCTGATGGACAACCCCACCCTGTACCTGGAGAAATAC ctgcacGAGCTGATCCCGGCGGTGATGACGTGCATCGTCAGCCGCCAGCTGTGCCTGCGGCCAGATGTGGACAACCACTGGGCCCTGCGGGACTTCGCCGCCCGCCTGGTGGCCCAGGTGTGCAAGAACTTCAGCACCACCACCAACAACATCCAGTCCCGCATCACCAAGACCTTCACCAAG agctgggtcGATGACAAGACGCCCTGGACCACGCGCTACGGCTCCATCGCGGGGCTGGCCGAGCTGGGCCACGAC gtgatCAAGACCCTGATCCTGCCGCGGCTGCCGGCCGAGGGCGAGCGCGTGCGGAACATTCTGGAAGGGCCGGTGGTGAGCACCATCGACCGCATCGGGGCCGACCACgtccagagcctgctgctg AAGCACTGTGCCCCCGTGCTGGCCAAGGCGCGC CCCCCCCCCGACAGCCCCGAGTGCTACCGCGGCGATTTCGGCTACCTgggggggctgctctgctcccacgTGGTCAAGGCCCGGGCCCAGGCGGCCCTGCAGGCCCAGCAGGTCAACAGGACCACGCTGACCATCACCcag CCGCGCCCCACGCTGACGCTGTCGCAGGCCCCGCAGGCCCCGGgggcccccccgcgcccccccaGCATCATCAAGGTCCCCAGTGCCATCGCCCTGCCCGTgcctgtccccgtccctgtccccacgcTGGCCCCCGGccgccccgggacccccacGCAGCCATCGCCGCCCCCCCCCAAGTTCATCGTCATGTCCTCGGCCAGCAGCGCCAGCCAGCAG gTGATCACGCTGAGCACGTCCCCCGCCCCCACGGCCACCTCTCCTGTCACCACCACTGTCCCCAGCGTGCAGCCGCTGGTCAAGCTGgtgtcccccgctgtccccagcagcgccaccagcagtgccaccagcagtgccaccagtgtCCCCGGCACGGTGCAGAAATACATCgtggtgtccctgccccccgCCGCGGGGGACACcaagggtggcactgccaccagcaccgccacccccccgcccgcccccgccccgcagcTGTCCCCGAGTGCCACCAGCGGCTCCCCGGTGGCCTGTGCCACCGCTGCCACCCCCAAGGCCGAGGCTGGGGACAGTCCCCAAGGGGCCACCGCCGCTGTCCCCTTCAAAGCCAACGGGACCCCCGcgctgggggggacacaggagcCACCCGCCGGGCAGTGA